A stretch of Caenibius tardaugens NBRC 16725 DNA encodes these proteins:
- the glmM gene encoding phosphoglucosamine mutase produces the protein MARKYFGTDGIRGRANDGVMTAEIALKVGQAAGHHFMRGAHRHRVVIGKDTRLSGYMMENALVAGFTSVGMDVIMTGPLPTPAVALLTREMRADIGVMISASHNPFEDNGIKLFGPDGFKLSDADELAIERALMEVQPLAQAEAIGRARRIEDARGRYIHAIKQSLPDNIRLDGLKVVVDCANGAAYTVAPAAIWELGADVISIGVEPNGTNINAGVGSTALDAVKARVVAEGADIGIALDGDADRLIVVDEKGQTVDGDQIMALIGRNYASKGMLKGGGVVATVMSNLGLERFLDSEGLSLVRTKVGDRYVLEAMRAGGYNVGGEQSGHMILLDHATTGDGSIAALTVLGALVQSGKRASELLHLFDPVPQLLRNVRYAGGAPLENLAVKQAIADAEAALSGKGRLVIRPSGTEPVIRVMAEGDNAAQVEQVVNDICTAVAEAA, from the coding sequence ATGGCTCGCAAATATTTTGGTACCGACGGCATCCGTGGCCGGGCCAACGATGGCGTGATGACTGCTGAAATCGCCCTGAAAGTGGGACAGGCTGCGGGGCACCACTTCATGCGCGGGGCGCATCGCCATCGCGTGGTGATTGGCAAGGACACGCGTCTTTCCGGCTATATGATGGAAAACGCCTTGGTCGCCGGGTTCACCAGCGTCGGCATGGATGTGATCATGACTGGCCCCCTGCCGACCCCCGCCGTGGCCCTGCTCACGCGGGAAATGCGCGCGGATATCGGCGTGATGATCTCCGCCAGCCACAATCCGTTCGAAGACAACGGCATCAAGCTGTTCGGGCCCGACGGTTTCAAGCTGTCGGACGCGGATGAACTGGCGATCGAACGGGCCCTTATGGAAGTGCAACCGCTGGCCCAGGCCGAAGCGATCGGCCGTGCCCGCCGGATCGAGGATGCCCGGGGGCGCTACATTCACGCGATCAAGCAATCGCTCCCCGACAATATCCGGCTCGACGGGCTGAAAGTCGTGGTCGATTGCGCCAATGGGGCTGCCTACACCGTGGCGCCCGCAGCGATCTGGGAACTGGGCGCAGATGTGATTTCCATCGGCGTCGAACCGAATGGCACCAATATCAACGCAGGCGTTGGCTCCACCGCACTCGACGCGGTCAAGGCCCGCGTGGTGGCGGAAGGCGCGGATATCGGCATCGCTCTGGACGGGGACGCCGATCGCCTGATCGTGGTCGATGAAAAAGGCCAGACTGTGGACGGCGACCAGATCATGGCGCTGATCGGGCGCAATTATGCCTCCAAGGGCATGTTGAAAGGCGGCGGGGTTGTCGCCACGGTCATGTCCAATCTCGGGCTGGAACGGTTTCTCGACAGCGAAGGCCTCTCGCTTGTCCGCACCAAAGTGGGTGACCGCTACGTCCTCGAAGCGATGCGCGCGGGGGGCTACAATGTCGGTGGCGAACAATCGGGCCACATGATCCTGCTCGATCACGCCACAACGGGGGACGGTTCGATTGCCGCGCTCACCGTGCTGGGCGCGCTGGTGCAATCGGGCAAAAGGGCCAGCGAACTGCTGCACCTGTTCGACCCCGTGCCGCAATTGCTGCGCAATGTGCGCTACGCGGGCGGCGCGCCGCTTGAAAATCTGGCGGTGAAGCAGGCGATTGCCGACGCCGAAGCCGCCCTGTCGGGCAAGGGCCGTCTTGTCATCCGCCCCTCGGGCACGGAACCGGTCATCCGCGTCATGGCCGAAGGGGACAATGCCGCGCAGGTGGAACAGGTGGTCAACGATATTTGCACGGCTGTTGCAGAGGCGGCGTGA
- a CDS encoding fatty acid desaturase family protein: MTAHETIDVPGSPHAAARGWHADIPDDMPMLRSAVDLTRDLAEARPGIYWPDMLVSAAIGYGSLALAILTQHIGVAIAAGVVAAIALYRALLFIHELTHIHKNALPGFRFAWNLLVGIPMLIPSLMYEGVHTLHHARTRYGTADDPEYLSLALMKPWSLPVFLLTAVLLPPALLFRFAILTPLGVLFPPLRRFVWERFSSLSINPQFRRRPPEGAFRRMVFWQELGASAWAITLLGSTYFLGWRPLLIIMAVQAFAAVLNQLRTLVAHLWENEGEAMTVTAQYLDSVNVPPPAFLAPVWAPVGLRYHALHHLLPSMPYHALGEAHRRLHAHLGGQSTYEQASYPGLFMLLGRLARNTMRKD, translated from the coding sequence ATGACAGCCCATGAAACGATAGATGTTCCCGGTTCGCCGCATGCTGCCGCCCGTGGCTGGCATGCGGATATTCCTGATGACATGCCGATGCTGCGCTCCGCCGTGGATTTGACGCGGGATCTCGCCGAAGCCCGACCCGGCATCTATTGGCCCGACATGCTCGTTTCCGCGGCGATCGGTTACGGCAGTCTCGCGCTGGCGATCCTGACACAGCATATAGGGGTGGCGATCGCAGCCGGCGTGGTGGCGGCCATCGCGTTGTATCGCGCGCTGCTGTTCATCCATGAACTGACCCATATTCACAAGAATGCGCTGCCGGGGTTCCGTTTTGCATGGAACCTGCTGGTCGGCATTCCGATGCTGATCCCGTCACTGATGTATGAAGGGGTGCATACGCTGCACCATGCGCGAACCCGTTATGGCACGGCGGACGATCCGGAATACCTTTCGCTGGCACTGATGAAGCCGTGGTCCTTGCCGGTCTTTCTGTTGACCGCGGTGCTCCTGCCACCGGCCCTGCTGTTCCGTTTCGCGATCCTGACGCCGCTGGGTGTTCTGTTCCCACCCTTGCGCCGGTTTGTCTGGGAACGCTTCTCATCGCTGTCGATCAATCCCCAGTTCCGCCGCCGCCCGCCCGAAGGGGCCTTTCGCCGCATGGTGTTCTGGCAGGAATTGGGCGCCAGCGCCTGGGCGATCACCCTGCTTGGCAGTACCTATTTCCTGGGCTGGCGTCCCTTGCTGATCATCATGGCGGTGCAGGCGTTTGCCGCCGTGCTCAACCAGTTGCGGACGCTGGTGGCCCACCTATGGGAGAACGAGGGGGAGGCGATGACGGTGACCGCCCAGTATCTGGATTCGGTGAACGTACCGCCCCCGGCGTTTCTGGCACCGGTGTGGGCACCTGTTGGTCTGCGCTATCACGCCCTGCATCACCTGCTGCCGAGCATGCCGTACCATGCGCTGGGCGAGGCGCACCGTCGCCTGCATGCCCATCTCGGCGGGCAATCGACGTATGAACAGGCCAGTTATCCCGGCCTGTTCATGCTGCTGGGCCGCCTTGCACGTAACACCATGCGCAAGGACTGA
- a CDS encoding CHASE domain-containing protein has product MRFPRAMPLLIFLLASLVLAISVYAIERSQEESRHAELDQTAMAITTALERRADANAAYLRADAALLTTQADITGSNFRRLVAELGLGIDFPGGDGIGWAQRVPRDEIAGFEKTMAHEYPGGVRIYPTLPPDRPYAIPVTFLHPDSSRNRRAIGFDMFSEPARRTAMIAAEENERPFASGKVILMQEGERAAPGFLIYMPVFTREAPTRQLRGYIYAPFNAQDFLDSALRFESSGDFNFRLYDHAIAPERLLAEMHGTNADGAIVTRALSIVGRRWILEVRAADRHALSTQSLLTLLSGLLIVCLLLVVARLLTQQAVEARQAVSWLEQQSSIRASLTRELNHRVKNTLANVLSIVALTRRRATDLDSFAEGLDGRIRALSATHDLLTQSEWGATPIRAVIEVELAPYAKAGEHHLNLSGPDVELAPNDALSLGLAIHELATNAAKYGALSTAGGKVAVSWYRLSDTLARIEWVEAGGPPVIQAETPRGFGTELIEKIVAHELGNPVDLRFELHGVECTLTVPVRAPSDFELRARRAARPLGE; this is encoded by the coding sequence GTGCGGTTTCCCCGTGCCATGCCGCTGCTCATTTTCCTGCTGGCCTCGCTTGTTCTTGCAATCAGCGTTTATGCGATCGAGCGTTCTCAGGAAGAGAGCCGACATGCGGAACTTGACCAGACCGCCATGGCGATCACGACGGCGCTTGAGCGGCGTGCAGATGCCAATGCCGCCTATCTGCGTGCCGATGCCGCACTGTTGACGACCCAGGCGGATATCACGGGAAGCAACTTTCGTCGGCTGGTGGCAGAACTGGGACTGGGTATCGATTTTCCGGGCGGCGACGGGATCGGATGGGCGCAACGCGTGCCCCGCGATGAGATCGCCGGTTTCGAGAAAACGATGGCGCATGAGTATCCGGGGGGTGTCCGGATTTATCCCACGCTTCCTCCGGATCGGCCCTATGCGATACCGGTGACTTTCCTGCATCCCGATTCATCGCGCAATCGGCGCGCGATCGGGTTCGACATGTTTTCCGAACCGGCGCGCCGCACGGCAATGATCGCTGCCGAGGAAAACGAACGCCCGTTCGCCAGCGGCAAGGTTATCCTGATGCAGGAAGGGGAGCGGGCAGCCCCCGGTTTCCTGATTTACATGCCGGTGTTCACGCGCGAGGCGCCGACGCGGCAACTGCGCGGATATATTTACGCGCCCTTTAATGCCCAGGATTTCCTTGATTCCGCGCTGCGCTTCGAATCATCGGGCGACTTTAATTTTCGGTTGTATGATCACGCGATTGCGCCGGAACGGCTGCTTGCCGAAATGCATGGAACGAACGCGGATGGCGCCATTGTGACGCGCGCGCTCTCGATCGTCGGGCGCCGGTGGATACTCGAAGTGCGTGCCGCCGATCGCCACGCGCTCTCCACGCAATCCCTGCTGACATTGCTTTCGGGGCTGCTGATCGTCTGTCTGTTGCTGGTGGTGGCACGGTTGCTGACACAACAGGCGGTGGAGGCGCGGCAGGCGGTGTCTTGGCTGGAACAGCAGAGTTCCATCCGTGCCTCGTTGACTCGCGAACTCAATCACCGGGTGAAGAACACGCTGGCCAATGTCCTGTCGATTGTCGCGCTGACCCGGCGCAGGGCGACGGATCTCGACAGCTTTGCCGAGGGGCTGGATGGCCGTATTCGCGCGCTATCGGCAACACACGATCTGCTGACCCAGTCCGAATGGGGGGCTACGCCGATCCGTGCGGTGATAGAGGTGGAGTTGGCCCCATATGCGAAGGCGGGCGAACATCATCTGAACCTGTCCGGTCCGGATGTCGAACTGGCCCCGAATGACGCGCTGTCGCTGGGGCTGGCCATTCATGAACTGGCCACCAATGCGGCGAAATATGGGGCGTTGAGCACTGCCGGTGGCAAGGTTGCGGTGTCGTGGTATCGCTTGTCCGATACATTGGCGCGCATCGAATGGGTTGAAGCCGGTGGGCCGCCGGTTATTCAGGCGGAAACCCCGCGCGGTTTCGGCACTGAACTGATTGAAAAGATCGTGGCGCATGAACTGGGCAACCCGGTCGATCTGCGTTTCGAGTTGCATGGTGTGGAATGTACGCTGACCGTACCGGTGCGGGCGCCCAGCGATTTCGAATTGCGCGCCCGTCGGGCCGCGCGCCCACTGGGAGAATAG
- a CDS encoding response regulator, protein MSLSDQVANDLPFLRRYARALSGSQTTGDAVVRATLEAILADKALQQSLSGGRVPLYHAFNRVWSSVQLDIPQEVLVTSGPSDHELAAQDRLRTITPLNRQALLLTTLEDFSVAEAAEILGLPQDEVDKLVRDAIDEIDRESTTSVLIIEDEPLISMQLEELVSSLGHTISGTAATRTQARQAITDQMPGLVLADIQLADGSSGLDAVDDILAIGSVPVIFITAYPERLLTGNRPEPTYLVTKPFQEATVRAAISQALFFGSSEPLP, encoded by the coding sequence ATGTCTCTTAGCGATCAAGTCGCAAACGATTTACCATTTCTCCGCCGTTATGCCCGCGCATTGAGCGGCTCGCAAACAACGGGCGATGCGGTGGTCCGGGCCACGCTGGAAGCCATCCTCGCAGACAAGGCCCTCCAACAATCCCTGTCTGGCGGCCGCGTGCCGCTGTACCACGCATTCAACCGCGTCTGGTCGAGCGTTCAGCTCGACATCCCGCAAGAAGTCCTCGTCACGAGCGGACCGAGCGATCATGAACTCGCTGCGCAGGATCGCCTTCGCACGATAACACCGCTCAATCGGCAGGCCTTGCTGCTGACGACGCTGGAAGATTTTAGTGTTGCCGAAGCGGCGGAAATTCTCGGTTTGCCGCAAGATGAAGTGGACAAGCTGGTACGCGACGCGATCGATGAAATCGACCGTGAATCGACCACCAGCGTGCTTATCATTGAAGATGAACCCCTGATCTCGATGCAGCTCGAAGAACTCGTGTCTTCACTTGGCCATACGATCAGCGGCACAGCCGCAACCCGCACGCAGGCGCGGCAAGCCATCACCGATCAGATGCCGGGGCTGGTTCTGGCCGATATCCAGCTTGCCGACGGCAGTTCGGGGCTGGACGCGGTTGACGACATTCTCGCCATCGGAAGCGTGCCGGTGATATTCATCACGGCCTATCCCGAACGGCTGCTGACGGGCAACCGCCCCGAACCGACCTATCTGGTCACCAAACCTTTTCAGGAAGCGACAGTGCGCGCCGCGATCAGCCAGGCGCTGTTTTTCGGATCGAGCGAACCGCTACCCTGA
- the thiD gene encoding bifunctional hydroxymethylpyrimidine kinase/phosphomethylpyrimidine kinase — protein MLPPRILTIAGSDSSGGAGIQADIKTITMLGGYAMTAITAITAQNTNGVHAVEALSPTIVAQQIDTCINDIGVDAVKIGMLGSPDIAAIVADRLAQLTVPIVFDPVMVATSGSVLADRATIAAFERLMTLATLTTPNVPELAALGGAEAMAARAITYIAKGGDAEGPMVEDRLVQPGESDVVWHADRIVTRHTHGTGCTFASAIATLLGRGIALVPAITEARDFVRQALLHAPGYGEGHGPLGHQSVRLHSRS, from the coding sequence ATGCTGCCCCCCCGCATCCTGACTATCGCCGGATCGGACAGTTCCGGCGGTGCCGGCATTCAGGCCGATATCAAGACCATCACCATGCTGGGCGGCTATGCCATGACGGCGATCACGGCCATTACCGCGCAGAACACCAATGGCGTCCACGCGGTCGAGGCACTCAGCCCAACCATCGTGGCCCAACAGATCGATACCTGTATCAACGACATCGGCGTCGATGCCGTGAAAATCGGGATGCTGGGATCGCCGGATATTGCCGCCATCGTGGCGGATCGGCTTGCACAGCTTACCGTGCCGATCGTGTTTGATCCGGTCATGGTGGCAACCAGCGGATCGGTGCTGGCAGACCGGGCGACAATTGCCGCCTTCGAACGGCTGATGACATTGGCCACCCTGACGACACCCAACGTTCCTGAACTTGCCGCGCTGGGCGGCGCGGAGGCCATGGCCGCGCGGGCGATTACCTACATCGCCAAAGGGGGGGATGCCGAAGGCCCGATGGTCGAAGACCGGCTGGTGCAACCCGGAGAAAGCGATGTGGTGTGGCATGCGGATCGCATCGTCACGCGCCATACCCATGGCACCGGTTGCACATTTGCCAGCGCCATCGCCACTTTGCTGGGTCGTGGTATTGCGCTGGTCCCGGCCATTACGGAAGCGCGGGATTTCGTCCGCCAGGCCCTGCTCCATGCCCCCGGCTATGGCGAGGGGCATGGGCCATTGGGCCATCAATCCGTCAGATTGCATTCCAGATCGTAG
- a CDS encoding superoxide dismutase: MSFELIALPFDSEALAPAISAETLSFHHGKHHKAYVDKTNAAIEGTDLADKSLEAVIVAARGANQGLFNNAAQTWNHGFYWYSLTGEKTAPSGDLAAKIDESFGSLDAFKAKLADAGAAHFASGWVWLAEKNGKLSLEETHDADTLADSDANPLLVIDVWEHAYYLDHQNARPNYLKAVIEKHLNWDFAAENLARGAAWTYPA; the protein is encoded by the coding sequence ATGTCCTTTGAACTGATAGCCCTCCCTTTTGACAGCGAGGCGCTGGCTCCCGCAATTTCGGCTGAAACGTTGTCGTTCCACCATGGCAAACATCACAAGGCCTATGTCGACAAGACCAATGCGGCGATCGAAGGGACCGATCTGGCCGATAAATCCCTGGAGGCCGTGATCGTGGCGGCACGGGGCGCCAATCAGGGCCTGTTCAACAATGCGGCGCAGACCTGGAACCATGGATTCTACTGGTATTCCCTGACTGGCGAAAAGACCGCGCCTTCAGGCGATCTGGCAGCGAAGATCGACGAAAGCTTCGGTTCGCTTGACGCATTCAAGGCGAAACTGGCCGATGCCGGTGCCGCACACTTCGCCAGCGGCTGGGTGTGGTTGGCGGAAAAGAACGGCAAGCTTTCGCTCGAGGAAACGCATGATGCCGATACGCTTGCCGATAGCGATGCCAATCCGCTGCTGGTGATCGACGTATGGGAACATGCCTATTATCTCGATCATCAGAACGCCCGCCCGAACTATCTCAAGGCGGTGATCGAAAAGCACCTCAACTGGGATTTCGCAGCCGAAAACCTGGCGCGCGGCGCGGCGTGGACCTATCCTGCCTGA
- the lptG gene encoding LPS export ABC transporter permease LptG produces the protein MRLDFFPSRSLTVYLARLFITRILAVLVMLVLILQMLDLLSESGNILGYPGNGEAQLWTYVSLRIPQLIARFLPYSVLLATIITLATLNQNSEVISMKAAGMSAHQILAPLVLTALVISIASFAFNERVVTRATATLNVWEKQKYGPMPKTSDVRANVYLRDGDNILMAVQLSGRDAAMRMEDVTWYRRNADGNILQQVRAPSATYVGPGWRLDNPRSFDVQSAAEKPIAPLVVAPQLTPQRVALTGVDADGENVVQLRQSIDRLEASGRNTGELQAAWWHKFSGPLSAVLMPLLGAVAAFGLARSGQLFFRAVTGMALGFAYFVVDNAAIAMGNFGGYPPLLAAWAPFLLFLFVGETVLIRTEE, from the coding sequence ATGCGGCTTGATTTCTTTCCCTCGCGATCCCTCACGGTTTATCTCGCGCGCCTGTTCATCACCCGCATTCTCGCGGTTCTGGTGATGCTGGTTCTGATCCTGCAAATGCTCGATCTGCTCAGCGAAAGCGGCAATATTCTGGGCTATCCCGGAAACGGCGAAGCGCAGCTCTGGACTTATGTCAGCCTGCGCATTCCGCAGTTGATTGCGCGGTTTCTGCCTTATTCCGTCCTGCTGGCGACCATCATTACACTCGCCACGCTCAACCAGAACAGCGAAGTGATTTCGATGAAGGCGGCGGGCATGTCCGCCCACCAGATTCTGGCGCCGCTGGTGCTGACCGCGCTGGTTATCTCGATTGCCAGCTTTGCCTTCAACGAACGGGTTGTCACCCGTGCCACGGCAACGCTCAACGTCTGGGAAAAACAGAAGTACGGGCCGATGCCCAAAACATCGGACGTACGGGCCAACGTCTATCTGCGTGATGGCGACAATATTCTCATGGCCGTCCAGCTATCCGGGCGCGATGCGGCCATGCGCATGGAAGATGTGACCTGGTATCGCCGTAATGCGGATGGGAACATTCTTCAGCAAGTGCGCGCACCGTCCGCCACATATGTTGGGCCGGGCTGGCGGCTGGATAACCCCCGGTCATTCGATGTCCAGTCGGCAGCGGAAAAGCCCATTGCCCCGCTGGTGGTTGCCCCGCAACTGACCCCGCAACGCGTCGCGTTGACCGGGGTCGATGCCGATGGCGAAAATGTTGTCCAACTGCGCCAGTCGATCGACCGGCTCGAAGCGTCGGGACGGAACACCGGAGAATTGCAGGCCGCATGGTGGCACAAATTTTCCGGTCCGCTTTCAGCAGTGCTGATGCCGCTGCTGGGCGCGGTGGCCGCATTTGGCCTTGCCCGTTCCGGCCAATTGTTCTTTCGCGCAGTCACCGGGATGGCCTTGGGTTTCGCGTATTTCGTGGTCGATAACGCCGCCATCGCCATGGGCAATTTCGGTGGTTACCCGCCACTACTGGCGGCATGGGCCCCGTTCCTGCTGTTCCTGTTCGTCGGTGAGACCGTGCTTATCCGCACCGAAGAGTAA
- a CDS encoding LOG family protein: MTERKDDRELTNRKFYKAKQEAAFSEAALRQTPQNQHPAYRLAFQDTDFLLREELRPIRFQLELLKPEMLLEEAGVGSTLVFYGSARIPAPDQADALVAAAETDEERAVAERLAAKSRYYEEARKLAKIASECAPVQQGKRQFVVCSGGGPSIMEAANRGAAEAGSESIGLNIVLPHEQAPNRYISPYLSFNFHYFALRKMHFLIRARAVAVFPGGYGTLDEMMELLTLIQTGKMKPIPILLFGKEYWDRIINFGALADEGVINREDLNLFRWCETAEEAWGHITGFYDLECNLTD, translated from the coding sequence ATGACCGAGCGCAAAGACGACCGGGAACTGACGAACCGGAAGTTCTACAAGGCCAAGCAGGAAGCGGCGTTTTCGGAAGCCGCCTTACGGCAGACGCCCCAGAATCAGCATCCGGCCTATCGTCTGGCGTTTCAGGACACCGATTTCCTGCTGCGTGAGGAACTGCGACCGATCCGGTTTCAACTGGAACTGCTGAAACCGGAAATGCTGCTGGAAGAAGCGGGTGTCGGATCGACGCTGGTCTTCTACGGCTCTGCACGGATTCCGGCACCGGATCAGGCGGATGCGCTGGTGGCGGCTGCGGAAACCGATGAAGAGCGTGCGGTCGCCGAACGGTTGGCGGCCAAGTCACGCTATTACGAGGAAGCCCGCAAACTGGCCAAGATTGCCAGCGAATGTGCCCCGGTACAGCAGGGCAAACGGCAATTTGTGGTGTGTTCGGGCGGTGGCCCGTCGATCATGGAAGCCGCCAATCGCGGTGCGGCCGAAGCCGGTTCGGAATCGATCGGGTTGAACATCGTGTTGCCGCACGAACAGGCGCCCAACCGCTATATCTCGCCCTATCTGTCCTTCAATTTCCACTACTTCGCCCTGCGGAAAATGCACTTTCTCATCCGCGCGCGGGCGGTGGCTGTGTTCCCGGGCGGGTACGGCACGCTGGACGAGATGATGGAACTGCTGACGCTGATCCAGACCGGCAAGATGAAGCCGATCCCGATCCTGCTGTTCGGCAAGGAATATTGGGACCGGATTATCAATTTCGGCGCGCTGGCCGATGAAGGCGTGATCAATCGCGAAGACCTGAACCTGTTCCGCTGGTGTGAAACCGCCGAAGAGGCCTGGGGGCATATAACCGGGTTCTACGATCTGGAATGCAATCTGACGGATTGA
- a CDS encoding NepR family anti-sigma factor, with translation MTEKSKKKTAAGRSRKIGQPHPPVKPDWAKGLQRLYDSVVEEPLPDSFKELLSKLDDAN, from the coding sequence ATGACCGAGAAAAGCAAGAAAAAGACTGCGGCCGGGCGATCCAGAAAAATTGGTCAGCCCCACCCACCGGTCAAACCTGATTGGGCGAAGGGCCTGCAACGGCTCTATGATTCCGTCGTGGAAGAACCGCTGCCCGACAGTTTCAAGGAACTTCTTTCAAAACTGGATGACGCCAACTGA
- a CDS encoding TetR/AcrR family transcriptional regulator has product MENGIAKVQDGKPGKARGRPARISREMILDAAAELSGKSPEELPSLNGIARALKISPMAIYTYFSSKDDLLQALSDRLLAEFTLDIAPDADPFDVIVQWANAMRAYVLLNPQLINLLVWEGGHTSVAWLERGMTVSGALGRMGFTGAARARATLWVWHVAMGAINVELRNRVMPQDLTAHELYSLDTSTREQIAEMLSFTGSADHADRFFTYQLDRMCDALRVMQKN; this is encoded by the coding sequence ATGGAAAATGGTATCGCGAAGGTTCAGGACGGCAAGCCGGGGAAAGCCCGTGGCCGTCCTGCACGTATTTCGCGCGAGATGATTCTTGATGCCGCTGCGGAACTTTCCGGCAAATCGCCGGAAGAACTGCCCTCTCTGAACGGGATCGCCCGGGCGCTGAAGATTTCGCCCATGGCAATCTACACCTATTTCAGCAGCAAGGATGATCTCCTTCAGGCATTGAGTGATCGCCTGCTGGCCGAATTCACGCTGGACATTGCACCGGATGCCGATCCGTTCGATGTGATCGTGCAATGGGCCAATGCGATGCGGGCTTATGTCCTGCTCAACCCGCAATTGATCAACCTGCTGGTCTGGGAAGGGGGCCACACGTCCGTAGCCTGGCTGGAACGCGGTATGACCGTGTCGGGCGCGCTTGGCCGGATGGGGTTCACCGGGGCGGCGCGTGCGCGTGCCACGCTGTGGGTCTGGCATGTCGCCATGGGCGCTATCAATGTGGAACTGCGCAATCGTGTGATGCCGCAGGATCTCACCGCGCACGAGCTTTACAGTCTCGATACCTCGACCCGCGAACAGATTGCGGAAATGCTTTCTTTCACCGGATCGGCGGATCATGCGGACCGGTTTTTTACCTACCAGCTCGACAGGATGTGTGACGCCCTGCGGGTCATGCAGAAGAATTGA
- a CDS encoding sigma-70 family RNA polymerase sigma factor, producing MRGETPAAETDFKRELSAVIPHLRAFARGLCGRPDMADDLVQETMLKAWAARERFQPGTSMRAWTFVILRNAYLTEMRRNRFRGDYDETVAERLLTAPAGQEQPLHLADMHRALLQLPPERREALLLVGAGGFSYEEAAEICGCAVGTIKSRVGRARAALAAMLEEDAVPRRSSDDEIAHDAILDELESIAKHTD from the coding sequence ATGCGGGGCGAAACACCAGCCGCCGAAACCGATTTCAAGCGCGAACTGTCCGCCGTCATTCCCCACTTGCGTGCGTTTGCGCGTGGCCTTTGCGGTCGCCCCGACATGGCCGACGATCTGGTGCAGGAAACCATGCTGAAGGCATGGGCTGCACGCGAGCGTTTCCAGCCGGGCACCAGCATGCGCGCCTGGACGTTTGTGATCCTGCGCAATGCCTATCTGACCGAAATGCGGCGCAACCGGTTTCGCGGGGATTATGATGAAACGGTCGCCGAACGCCTGTTGACAGCTCCAGCCGGACAAGAACAGCCGCTGCATCTTGCCGACATGCATCGTGCACTGCTCCAACTGCCGCCGGAACGGCGCGAAGCACTGCTGCTGGTTGGTGCAGGCGGCTTCAGCTATGAAGAGGCTGCGGAAATCTGCGGTTGCGCGGTCGGTACGATCAAAAGCCGCGTGGGGCGCGCCCGTGCCGCATTGGCCGCCATGCTGGAGGAAGACGCCGTCCCCCGCCGGTCGAGCGACGATGAAATCGCCCACGATGCGATCCTTGATGAACTGGAAAGCATCGCCAAACACACGGACTGA
- a CDS encoding sterol desaturase family protein yields MDQAFIDQLTRWIEIYGYGGAVMLLFVLCAEMLMRRQEGKSLWSAEGLSSIPLFALGPLLEGIFINAALIAGLTFFYNLSPLRIPVDWWTLPIYFLVAEFAYYWYHRVGHEVRLFWADHSIHHSAQTFDFTVNLRHVPFQAIYRLIIWAPIVMLGFNPLVLVLMTITAPAFQTFCHTTRIGRLAPWFEWLFVTPNNHGVHHASNPLYIDKNYGGLTMIWDHVFGTYQRMEDDVPAVFGITHPLESNNPIKVMMHEFVPLFRDFRAAPTIGQKFGVLFGRPGQTFALPRPVAAGHELAVEPAE; encoded by the coding sequence ATGGATCAGGCGTTCATTGATCAACTGACACGATGGATTGAGATTTACGGTTACGGCGGCGCTGTGATGCTGCTGTTTGTGCTCTGCGCGGAAATGCTGATGCGGCGGCAGGAAGGAAAGTCGCTGTGGAGCGCCGAAGGACTGAGCAGCATTCCGCTGTTCGCGCTGGGGCCGCTGCTTGAAGGCATTTTTATCAATGCCGCGCTGATTGCCGGGCTGACCTTCTTCTACAACCTGTCGCCGCTGCGCATCCCTGTGGATTGGTGGACGCTGCCAATCTATTTCCTCGTCGCGGAATTTGCCTATTACTGGTATCACCGCGTCGGTCATGAAGTGCGGCTGTTCTGGGCCGATCATTCCATTCATCATTCCGCGCAGACCTTCGATTTCACAGTCAATCTGCGTCACGTGCCGTTTCAGGCGATTTACCGCCTGATCATCTGGGCGCCGATTGTCATGCTGGGCTTCAACCCGCTCGTGCTTGTCCTGATGACGATCACGGCCCCCGCGTTTCAAACCTTCTGCCACACGACGCGTATTGGCCGTCTGGCGCCGTGGTTCGAATGGCTGTTTGTCACACCCAACAATCACGGTGTGCACCATGCGTCGAACCCGCTCTACATCGACAAGAATTATGGCGGGTTGACGATGATCTGGGACCATGTCTTCGGCACGTATCAGCGTATGGAAGACGATGTGCCCGCTGTGTTCGGGATTACCCATCCGCTCGAATCGAACAATCCGATCAAGGTCATGATGCACGAATTCGTGCCGCTGTTCCGCGATTTCCGCGCCGCGCCGACGATTGGTCAGAAATTCGGCGTGCTGTTTGGCCGTCCGGGCCAGACATTCGCCTTGCCGCGCCCGGTTGCGGCGGGGCATGAACTCGCGGTGGAGCCTGCCGAATGA